The following are encoded in a window of Methanosphaera sp. genomic DNA:
- a CDS encoding restriction endonuclease subunit S: MTDNTPQIRYPEYTEKWNKYKLGEISEKVTSKNNNLIYNETFTNSAEYGVVSQKDFFNKNISNTKNLDGYYIIQDKDFVYNPRISKLAPVGPIRCNKLGRTGIISPLYTVFRTYNVDIEYLEQYFKSSKWHKFMYSNGNSGVRSDRFSIKDKVLFEMTIPLPSLPEQQQIGQLFQKLDQLITAQQEKIQHQKQTKQALLQQMFPTGDSSMPSVRYPGYDDEWSECKLNNILTLLKDGTHETHKDSSEGCLLLSAKNIKNGKIFWNKTDRIISIEDYNKIHKNFKLQQGDVLLTIVGSIGETAILKNPENITFQRSVAYLRPDKSKLTAEYLNIVIQTRQFQNELDKRKAISAQPGIYLKDLRKIRVKIPSLPEQQQIGQFFQKIDQQIQYNTTKLEHIKQMKKALLQRMFI; the protein is encoded by the coding sequence ATGACAGATAATACACCACAAATAAGATATCCTGAATATACAGAAAAATGGAATAAATATAAACTAGGAGAAATATCTGAAAAAGTTACTAGTAAAAATAATAATTTAATATATAATGAAACATTTACTAACTCTGCAGAATATGGTGTTGTTAGTCAAAAAGATTTTTTTAATAAAAATATTTCAAATACAAAAAATCTTGATGGATATTATATAATTCAAGATAAAGATTTTGTATATAATCCTAGAATATCAAAATTAGCACCAGTAGGACCAATACGATGTAATAAATTAGGAAGAACAGGAATAATTTCACCATTATATACAGTATTTCGAACCTATAATGTAGATATAGAATATTTAGAACAGTATTTTAAATCTTCAAAATGGCATAAATTCATGTATTCTAATGGAAATAGTGGAGTAAGATCTGATAGATTCTCAATAAAAGACAAAGTACTTTTTGAAATGACTATACCATTACCATCTTTACCTGAACAACAACAAATAGGACAATTATTCCAGAAACTAGACCAACTAATAACAGCACAACAAGAAAAAATACAACACCAGAAACAAACAAAACAAGCATTACTACAACAAATGTTCCCAACAGGAGATAGTAGTATGCCAAGTGTGAGATATCCTGGATATGATGATGAATGGAGTGAATGTAAACTAAATAATATATTAACTTTATTAAAGGATGGTACTCATGAAACACATAAAGATAGTAGTGAAGGTTGTCTACTTTTAAGTGCTAAGAATATAAAAAATGGAAAAATATTTTGGAATAAAACAGATAGAATTATTTCAATAGAAGATTATAATAAAATCCATAAAAACTTTAAACTACAACAAGGTGATGTTTTATTAACAATTGTAGGATCAATAGGAGAAACAGCAATACTAAAAAATCCTGAAAATATCACATTTCAAAGAAGTGTAGCATATTTAAGACCAGATAAATCAAAACTAACAGCAGAGTATTTAAATATAGTAATTCAGACAAGACAATTCCAGAATGAACTAGACAAAAGAAAAGCAATATCAGCACAACCAGGAATATATTTAAAAGATCTACGAAAAATAAGAGTAAAAATACCATCACTACCAGAACAACAACAAATAGGACAA